From one Verrucomicrobiota bacterium genomic stretch:
- a CDS encoding glycosyltransferase family 4 protein has translation MAASPHRRREFHQRTPKAIKREPSQPDGPRSIRSSWSVRGGRPFRPPGRVAGCLTAGGQDTDAGMMKLALIRRQFSATGGAERYLQRLIEALVEGGHEVHLFAETWPQEGGACVLHSIEATGPRSLRPRRFAEAVRAAVQPGEFDVVFSLERTLRQDVYRAGDGVHATWLDQRRKFAPWWKKPWVGWGGFHRTMLQLERRTFDASNTRHIIVNSRMVGVDLAARFGFPDERIHLVRNGVRTALLRAGKRAETRRALGVSETERCLLFAGSGWERKGLKFLLRAFAAWDRADKRLIVAGKGNPPCPAPDRVLFTGPVASLADLCAAADLFVFLPIYEPSANVVIEALAAGLPVVTTSSNGASELLEGGVFGEVIEDPSDTGAVVEVLRRWGDRARLAPAQVDSLKLDLERNVEETLAVLHLAAQERRGCPR, from the coding sequence ATGGCTGCGTCACCGCATCGGAGGCGGGAATTCCATCAAAGGACGCCAAAGGCAATCAAGCGGGAACCATCGCAACCTGATGGGCCTCGATCGATCAGGTCCTCCTGGAGCGTTCGGGGAGGGAGGCCTTTCCGTCCCCCGGGCAGGGTTGCCGGGTGCTTGACAGCGGGGGGACAGGATACGGACGCTGGCATGATGAAGCTCGCATTGATCCGGCGACAGTTTTCTGCCACGGGCGGCGCGGAGCGTTATTTGCAACGGTTGATCGAGGCCTTGGTGGAAGGAGGGCATGAAGTGCATCTCTTCGCCGAGACCTGGCCTCAGGAAGGCGGTGCCTGTGTCTTGCATTCGATTGAGGCCACGGGTCCGCGTTCGTTGCGACCGCGGCGTTTTGCGGAGGCGGTGCGTGCCGCGGTGCAGCCGGGGGAATTCGATGTTGTGTTCAGCCTGGAGCGGACCCTGCGGCAGGATGTGTATCGGGCCGGGGACGGGGTGCATGCCACCTGGCTCGATCAGCGGCGCAAATTCGCGCCGTGGTGGAAAAAGCCCTGGGTAGGCTGGGGCGGTTTCCACCGAACCATGCTTCAGTTGGAACGGCGGACCTTCGATGCTTCCAACACCCGACACATCATTGTGAACTCGAGGATGGTGGGTGTGGACCTTGCCGCCCGGTTTGGATTTCCGGACGAGAGAATCCATTTGGTTCGCAACGGGGTTCGGACGGCGTTGTTGCGAGCGGGCAAGCGGGCGGAGACACGCCGGGCCTTGGGAGTGAGTGAGACCGAGCGATGTCTGTTGTTTGCCGGCTCAGGTTGGGAACGGAAGGGGCTGAAATTTCTGCTGCGGGCTTTTGCAGCGTGGGATCGCGCGGACAAGCGTTTGATTGTGGCGGGAAAAGGGAACCCACCGTGTCCGGCGCCAGACCGAGTGCTCTTTACCGGTCCGGTGGCCTCTCTGGCCGATCTCTGTGCCGCCGCGGATTTATTCGTTTTTTTGCCCATTTATGAGCCATCGGCCAATGTGGTGATTGAAGCGCTGGCTGCGGGACTGCCGGTGGTGACCACCTCGAGCAACGGGGCATCTGAGCTGCTTGAGGGCGGCGTGTTCGGCGAGGTGATCGAGGATCCGTCCGATACCGGCGCGGTCGTGGAGGTCCTGCGGCGGTGGGGGGATCGAGCGCGCTTGGCGCCCGCGCAGGTGGATTCATTGAAGCTTGATTTGGAGCGGAACGTGGAGGAGACGCTGGCGGTGTTGCACCTCGCGGCGCAGGAACGGCGGGGGTGCCCGCGATGA
- a CDS encoding PLDc_N domain-containing protein encodes MNAFQILFFIVVSVVALALVLFLANMILGLLGFLGALTFGLLPLVLAIAGLVSCWKSTQPSNTKILWSIIIVLAPILGPLLWFFWGKKNT; translated from the coding sequence ATGAACGCCTTTCAAATCCTTTTCTTCATTGTCGTGTCCGTGGTGGCGCTGGCGTTGGTGCTGTTCCTGGCCAATATGATCCTGGGTTTGCTGGGATTCCTCGGTGCGCTCACCTTCGGGTTGCTGCCGCTCGTGCTCGCGATCGCGGGCCTCGTCAGCTGTTGGAAATCCACCCAACCCTCCAACACCAAGATTTTGTGGTCGATCATCATCGTGTTGGCGCCGATCCTCGGCCCCTTGCTCTGGTTCTTTTGGGGCAAAAAAAACACCTAA